GATACAGGCTAACTAGGACACTCAAAAAAAGTGGAACTAATTCTAActaaagaaagaaaataataattcattttattacaaaaaataaagactTAATAAAGCTAGACATTTTAATGtgatttcaaaatgttttaaacattttcatttatttcattccCTTTGGCTTGAATTTCTTATGCTATATTTGTGAAATTCtcacattttttatattaacaTGTAATAAATTTTATCTTGTATGGATTTTTTTGTTGAGTGCATAGTTACGCACCCATTAAGTATGCGCCGTGTGGTTCCACTTCCGCGTATCAATGCCGTCACAATGACGCTGtagctgctgctactgctgctgctgctccatttAGCGTAAAAACATTTAAGCCAACAAAAGCAGATCtcaaacacacccacacaagcCCCACAAAGTGGCATACACCATGTATAAGATATTTTTACTGAAAAAAGAACTGCGGTGATGGTGAAGGTCAGGCCGTTGTTACGTTTTTTGGCCTAAACCCCATGGCCTTttgctgttgttcttgttgcttcGCATGTagttaaattgtttttgccactGCCATTGCATCCGCCCTTTCATCTTACATCTCTTTGCCGCTCTTTGATCATGCGCACTTTGAACCCTCGCGTAGCACAGTTTATTTTGGCTGTGATGCTGTCTTGGACCTTCGTTGGCCGTATAACAGTTTAACAATTGCAGACTTTTCGGCGCTGCTGGTTCGcttttctgcatttgttttacttccttttgttttcataaCTTGTGTGGCCACAGGACACAGCAAAAATAACTTTTGTTagaatttcttttttttttgtgatttagGTATTTGCTCGTCAAATCGCCAATGGCGCCAAATGTTGAAAATGCAGCgcaaaaaccacaaataaTATTATACGTATGAGTTATGTTTGCTGGATCAACATGCATGGGATTAGGCATTGGTTGGGTGTGAAAAATTCAacttttgtaatatttttgtgtgaAAAACAAGCAAAGTAAAAGTAAAGTACAGGTTGAACCATTGTTTTCAGTTGTATAAAGAACGCTAAAGCAGAGGACACGAACTGTGTGTGGAACATAAAATGATAGATGGTAGGAAAAGTGGAAAGGTgccattaaattttaaaaaaaatcatttcattgctaactttaaataaaataaaaatgtaatcataattacaaacaattttaaaccaaaattagaaaaatatgTCAAATGTATAAGATAACATGGTTCATTCCCTTAATTTTTCCATTACCACCCTTAAGATCCCATTTACCCATCAACCCCTAAGAACTGGCATACATAAACATCTACCCAAAGTATTCACTTATGCTGAGTTCCACTGCTTAACCAGCAAATCGTTTGAGTTCTATGCAGTTTGAAGCTCGGAAATAATTGCCATTTTCTGTTGAAATTAGGCGCTTGCAATAAGATTTAAGTGCAGTGGGTAAATCGCTGTGATTGCCTCTTAAAACCACTTTAAGCCACTCTCGACACTATCTAGCGTTTTCCATATTATCTTACTCTGATGATATCCCTTTGCCATTTTAATGTCATTTTCATAATACGAGGCGGCACCttcacatttttattatgttCAGAGTGGCTTGGGTAAATCTCTTTATCCACCCACCCGAGACTTTTACAAACTTTTATGACGCGCTCTTCAAAGTCACTTTTGCTCACTGTGAAGCTGACAACGCAAATGCGTATTTAATTCCACTTGTGTAgcttttgccacgcccactccattGGGGGCGGAGCGATTGTTGTTGATGCGTTAACATTAATAAATGTCAGCGCGTTTTCCGCTGCACTGTCAAAAACTTAGACTGTCTCATCTGGATTACGTTTTACATAATACTTAATCAGGATCATTTGGTAAACAATAATTTACTTTGATAAGTCTATTTTGcttctattttatttatttaatcataatcatttatttaaagtgattaaaaccatttaaattaaatacattttaatatgcTACGTAGCGTTTTTAGTTGCACATATAAATTTTCCCAAGTGCGAGAACAAACAGATGCCGATTGTCAAAGCTCCCTAAATTAATTAGAGTAATTCTCTATCTCACTCAATCTTGCCGTCTCTTTCACAGACTCTCTGTTTGAAAAGTGGCTGACAAGTAGATTTTCGCCATGGGCCATTTTTCTTGGGGCTATCGTGACCAAATGGAATTCCTCAGGCGTACTGCATGCTTTCGTTTGAGTCTTGGCCATAATCGGCTTAAATGCTAGggaaatgaaaggaaaatataGAACGGTCGTCGCCTCTATCAATCAGACTAATgatcaatttcaattaactttaatcttcaattaaaaaaatcaaataaacgcACATACGCCCAGAGCAGGATGACTTCTTGATTGCCTGCCAATGGGGTATGCTTGTTAAATTacccttttggccaactgagCTGCAACTTTGCTGTGACTAACACACACCCATATGTGTTAGCCAGGATTTTGCCTTAGCTTCTCCTGCCATTTTCTACTTCATTTTTTTCCGCAAACCTCTTGCAAATTTCGATCGAGTCTAGcaacttttcaatttgcctCTGGTGGGGGAATCAGGACGGGGGGGAAATCCAACTACATATTTGCCTTCAATTTAAGTGATGAGAACATCTCGTTTCTGCCAATTTCTCTGCCATCCGTCCTTAAATAactcaattatttatatatttgctCGGAATTTGCCGAACTTTAGTCAAGCGGGATAAAAAGAGAGAGGGTTTCAGCAAATTCGGACCAAGCAGCTCAGCCAAAAGTTTGCTTAACCGATTTATTAGGCAATTAGAAGGGAATGGAAAGGAAATGAATGCGAATACATATTTGCAGTTCTATTTGGAAACTAAGGCAATGCTTTTGTTAATTTTGGTTTAAGCTTTTTAAGTCCTTTTTCAATGGTATTTTTgtaaaacatataaaaaataactgACTGAAAATAGTACAAACATAAATAAGAGAAACGAGTGAGtaacaacaaatttaacaacatttatttgaaataaaacacagaattccatttaaattgaCATTATATAACTGACATTTGTTGGCAAACTTATAGTATGCAAACCAAGTGAAAAAACTGGTGACCTGTTTTTGTCAGTTACGTTAAAAACCACCAAGTTGAAAAGGACCAAAAAAGCCGCAAAATTGGGAcacaaaaactaaacaagaaataaataaaatacggTTCGATGGCACTGACATATTCTGCAATCATTTGATTGCAACTTTcaataaaaaggcaaacaagACTTGCTCCACATTCAATAGCAAACAAATGAATGCAAATGGCCAGAAgggcagcaaaaaaaattccaaaaaaaaaggaaagaaaagaaagaatacCAGTGCTCAAATGGCAGATGATGCATCCTTCAGTGACTTTCGATATCCTCAGTATCCCACTCATGCGGATACCTACTGAAGGAAAgtagaaattaaaaacactcAAACTGTGTGTTATCCAGTCAGTCACTGGAGAACGAGATTGAAGATTGCCAAAGGACCAAAGGAATCGGACCAAGGATAAGAGCATAAGTCCTGTCGAAAATCatgcaaaaaaaatacgaaTCCAGCTGGGGAAATCAATATTATGCAGACAGGCAGACAAAGTAGATATCATCCTACCGTTTCATGCGATGAGTGGAATGTGAGTTCAACTGTTGCACAGACACTTTCCACCGGTTGAAATTGCCACTTGACAAATTTCCACACCCCATGCACCTACATACCTCTCCATGCATCATGGAACTTTTCTGAGAACTTGGTCCTGCAggaaaataaccaaaaaatatatatacatagaaGAACAGAAAAGTTTTCGCTGCCACAGAACCATGGAACTTGACCAACCATTTCACATGGCTAATCGTCAAATACCAGGGACATGCGATCTCGATTCCCCGACATGTCTCACTcattaaaaagtaaaataaacaagCGTAAAAAACTTTTTCGAATCAAATGTGAACTGCAGAACCTGAAAGCAACAGCCAAAAACAGTGCGGAAAAATAggggggcaaaaaaaaaaatagtagaGCAAAACCACTTGAGAAAgcagcaaaagttttccatttatAACGAGCTCTGGCTCTCCAGTGGACTTCAGAGGGCAGAGTTCAGGGGGCAAATGGCTGGATGGATGGCCTGACTGCTGTACAAATAGAAACAGAACCGACCGGCTGGCTTAGTCATAAGCGAGAGTTGAACGCGAGTTTTTGCAaggacatacatacatgtgcaCTGCGAGAATATTTACACAGACTTTCAAATTTGGTGActatataaaaagatttcTAGCAACAAAATTGGTTGCTTtcaatttataaacaaaatattttcaccTTATAATTGTAGCACAATCTATGTCATCTTTTAATTAGTATCATTAATGGTTCTCTAGATTAATCTTTTCGGTTTGcaagggtttttttttggcagtgcCACCATTTAGGCCATGTATCTTATGCTGTCTCATTTTCAATGTGTGCTTGGCAAAACTTTAAATGTGGCGGTAATGAAATTGTTGGCAGCAAATGTTGTCAACACTAATACCTAAATACTCGTACCACCACCACATATGTAGACACATACGGGCTCCACATAAGGACCCACACTCAGACAGATATCATCAACACCATTTTATGACATGGTTCCGGTGAAGCGGCATCCTGCAGATTCACCAAAGCCgaaaagttttgcaaaatGCTAACGCAACTGAAACAACAAATATTCCAGCAACTTTAAGATAAAACTGCTTTGGGCTTAGAGCTACAGATACACTTTTCTGTTGCTTCTTGCTTTTGGGTTACAGAGTATGTGAGTCACTTAAGATGCGAATTCGATTATAGGAAAAGTTTTAATGGAATATTAAGGGGACTTTAAAAGCGGGTTATTTCGTGGTTTTttagaaataataaacaacacaaaaattgGGGTTTCAAGCTCATTGAAATCATTTAATTCGCATTGGGCGAAGTATAACAAAATtcagaaacaaataaaactataaattcCAGCAATATTTAAGTTCAACATTTTAGCAAAAaaaagttttagttttttataaCACACATTCGACCATGTAATATGAACAAATAACTCATTAAAAACTAACAGAAAATAATCAGTTGCACTTCGAAACTAAACCtattagttagttagttagttggGTGGTAATCTGTGTAAACCAATTACGGAAAAATGTGCATATTTGTTACCACTCACTAACATAATTTCTAGTTAGCAAGTTTATTAATTTGGCAGCCGTTGTGTTGATGTAAATCAATCGAATTCCATTTCATTCCGTTTATCAACCAGATAATCAATGCAGCTCATTTGCATGAATTAACAAGCTGGTTAAGTTTTGCGTTTAATTAGCTGCTTAAATCATTTGAGTCTCATTAGTTCTACCTTTAATTATACAGTGTATAATTCAGGGAATAGCGAGGAAATAATTATCATATTGGAGTGAATAAAGGGAATGCATATTCAGCTTGCGGAATATATCCttttaaacaaatgaaatcTGAAACTTACGCGTGttaaaataacttaaaaaaaatatatataaaaaaaaggatttaTTGTGAATACCTTTACTAAGCAGCCCTTGAAACCAACTTCTGGCTGTTAATAATTCAGCCTGATGGGTTTGGAACACAGTCTCAGTTAACCCCATGCTTCGAAAGTGTCGTGTGCCTAGTCTCGTTTtggaaaatatagaaaaaaatcagtaaagttttcatcaaaatttgttgTCGTATCTCGCGTCTTGTGTATTTCATGTTCGTGAATTAAGTTGTATGCCTGCCATTTAAAACGATTGAATCGCGAATACGCCGCATAGCGAAAGTAGCAATTATTTGGTGAATACGAAATTTTCAGTCGTAACTAAATTTGGTCCGATCAGACAAGTAGATAATCAATTAAGAATTCAAAATGAATAAACTGCGAAATGTTCTGAAGTCAGTGGCCCAGCGTCGTTTGCCGTTCAATGTCATCCAAATACGAACTGCCTGCGGTGGTGAATCCAAGGTATCCAAGGGTCTTGTGGTTGGAGTTTATCAGAAGGAGAACGATAATGATCCCAAACTGACGCCAGCTGGCGAAAAGGTCAACGATCGGCTGCACGGCAAGTTGCAGGAGTTGATTTGCGAGACCAAAATCACGGGTCATTTGGGCAAAGGCAAGGTGTTCAACAACATAGATCCCGAGTTTCGCAGTATGGCAGTGGTTGGTGTCGGCCTCGAGGGCATCGGCTTCAACGAACTGGAAATGCTCGATGAGGGCATGGAGAATGTACGTGTGGCTGCTGGAATTGGTGCTCGATCCCTGCAGAGTATTGGCTGCTCCGAGGTCTTTGTCGATGGCATGGACTATGCCGAACAGGCGGCCGAGGGCGCCGTTCTGGCCATTTGGCGGTATTGTGACATGAACTCCAAGAGGAAGCCACCGCACATACCCAAACTGGAGCTGTACGAATCTCCGGACTATGAAGCTTGGACCCGGGGTGTCTTCAAGGCGGAGGCACAGAACTTGGCTCGCAGAATGTGCGATACACCTGCCTGTTGCATGACACCAACGCTTTTCGCCCAGGCCACCGTCGATGCACTGTGTCCATGCGGCATCACCGTGGAGATCCGCACCATGGAGTGGATTGAGCAGCAGCGTCTGCATTCGTTCCTCATGATTGCCAAGGGCAGCTGTGAGCCACCCGTGCTGATGGAGATCACCTATTGCGGCACAAATCCCGAGGACAAGCCCATTTTGTTCCTGGGCAAGGGCATTACCTTCAACTCGGGCGCCATGAATCTGAGGCAATGCAGGGGAATGGAGGAGTACAGGGCTTGCATGTCGGGAGCCGCCGCCTGTGTAGCCATGATGCGATGCGTTGCTGCCTTATCCTTGCCCATCAATATCTGTTGCATCATACCGCTGTGCGAGAATATGCCAT
This portion of the Drosophila santomea strain STO CAGO 1482 chromosome 3L, Prin_Dsan_1.1, whole genome shotgun sequence genome encodes:
- the LOC120450023 gene encoding cytosol aminopeptidase codes for the protein MNKLRNVLKSVAQRRLPFNVIQIRTACGGESKVSKGLVVGVYQKENDNDPKLTPAGEKVNDRLHGKLQELICETKITGHLGKGKVFNNIDPEFRSMAVVGVGLEGIGFNELEMLDEGMENVRVAAGIGARSLQSIGCSEVFVDGMDYAEQAAEGAVLAIWRYCDMNSKRKPPHIPKLELYESPDYEAWTRGVFKAEAQNLARRMCDTPACCMTPTLFAQATVDALCPCGITVEIRTMEWIEQQRLHSFLMIAKGSCEPPVLMEITYCGTNPEDKPILFLGKGITFNSGAMNLRQCRGMEEYRACMSGAAACVAMMRCVAALSLPINICCIIPLCENMPSGMACKPGDVVTLMNHKSMAVRDLDKAGVVVLADPLLYGQSTYKPRLVVDVATLGTGVKKAFGGGATGIFSNSHYIWKQFQSAGALTGDRVWRLPLWNYYRKQITDEMGYDLSNNGRGLANSCLAAAVLHEMVPCVDWAHLDTRGTGLLTKYGLIPYLTAKYMTGRPTRTLVQFLYQMACPANQK